The following proteins come from a genomic window of Gottfriedia acidiceleris:
- a CDS encoding MBL fold metallo-hydrolase — MKVTVIGYWGGYPGKGEATSCYLFKSKNFNLLVDCGSGALATLQNYIDPNSLNAVILSHYHHDHMADIGVLQYFKLVNAGKDKFALPIYGHNFDNVKFNSLTYKEATKGYEYHPNEALDLGPFTIRFIKTVHPVDCFAMRIETATHSVVYTADSSYTEDFIPFSSNADLLISDCNMYENQDGAKVGHMSSKDAATIAIEANVKELLLSHLPHSGNTKDLISEAQKYYNGLVHLAYTGFEWKSKL, encoded by the coding sequence ATGAAAGTAACCGTTATTGGTTATTGGGGCGGCTATCCAGGTAAAGGTGAAGCAACTTCATGTTATTTATTTAAATCCAAAAATTTTAATCTATTGGTTGATTGTGGTTCTGGTGCATTAGCTACATTACAAAATTACATTGATCCTAATAGCTTAAATGCTGTAATCCTGTCACATTATCATCATGATCATATGGCAGATATAGGCGTATTACAATACTTCAAACTTGTAAACGCTGGAAAGGATAAGTTTGCTTTACCTATATATGGACATAACTTTGATAATGTAAAATTTAATTCGTTAACATATAAAGAAGCAACAAAAGGTTATGAATATCATCCAAATGAAGCTCTTGACCTAGGTCCGTTTACTATTCGATTTATTAAAACAGTACATCCTGTAGATTGTTTTGCCATGCGAATTGAAACAGCAACTCACTCAGTAGTCTATACAGCTGATTCGAGCTATACGGAAGACTTCATACCGTTTTCTTCCAACGCGGATTTGCTTATAAGTGATTGTAATATGTATGAAAATCAAGATGGAGCTAAAGTGGGGCATATGAGCAGCAAAGATGCTGCAACAATTGCAATTGAGGCGAATGTAAAAGAATTATTATTATCACATCTTCCTCATAGCGGTAATACAAAAGATTTAATAAGTGAAGCCCAAAAGTATTATAATGGACTTGTTCATTTAGCTTATACAGGATTTGAATGGAAATCAAAATTATAG
- the yhfH gene encoding protein YhfH, whose product MSEFLKLLPKKLCKHCNSTIEEQHDCYSNTCSKCLKDSF is encoded by the coding sequence ATGTCCGAATTTTTAAAACTATTACCAAAGAAATTATGTAAACACTGTAATTCGACGATTGAAGAACAACATGATTGCTACAGTAACACTTGTTCAAAATGCTTAAAAGATAGTTTTTAA
- the hemY gene encoding protoporphyrinogen oxidase codes for MNKKVVIIGGGITGLTSAYYLKQEKLKNNLPIDIQLIEGSSRLGGKIQTIRKDGFVIERGPDSFLARKKSAYRLAENLGIQDQIVFNSAGKSYVLAHNKLHGMPEGSNMGIPTQIKPFIFSGLFSPAGKIRAGLDFVLPKTHVQGDMSLGKFFRRRLGNEVVENLIEPLLSGIYSGDIDQMSLMATFPQFFQIEQKHQSIVLGMKKEMPVKKSKGPRKGIFQTVSTGLQTIVERIEEELDQEEVLKGVQVVNINKIGKKYEVVLSNNEKIESDSIIVTVPHRFIPQLFNNKPVFEPFKKVPSTSVANVALAFPEHAIKKDINGTGFVVSRNNDYNITACTWTHKKWAHACPKGKVLLRCYVGRPYNKEIVDKTDEELVEIVLEDLRKTMDITEKPEFYIVSRWKDAMPQYTINHKERTKNMEQYLQKEMPGVSVIGCSFYGSGLPDCIDQGEKAVSDTIEYLFAHEKQAVRSY; via the coding sequence GTGAATAAGAAGGTTGTCATTATTGGTGGCGGTATTACTGGATTGACATCTGCCTACTATTTAAAACAAGAAAAATTAAAAAATAATCTGCCAATTGATATTCAATTAATTGAAGGTTCATCAAGGCTTGGAGGAAAAATCCAAACAATTAGGAAAGATGGATTTGTTATTGAGCGTGGCCCTGACTCGTTTTTGGCTAGGAAAAAGAGTGCATATCGATTAGCAGAAAACTTAGGGATCCAAGATCAAATCGTTTTTAACTCTGCTGGAAAATCATACGTATTAGCCCATAATAAATTACATGGTATGCCAGAAGGTTCAAACATGGGGATTCCTACACAAATCAAGCCTTTTATTTTTTCAGGTCTATTTTCACCAGCAGGAAAAATTCGTGCAGGCTTAGACTTTGTTTTACCAAAAACACATGTCCAAGGGGATATGTCACTAGGTAAATTTTTTAGAAGAAGACTAGGTAATGAAGTAGTTGAGAATCTAATTGAACCCCTTTTATCAGGTATTTATTCAGGTGACATTGACCAAATGAGCTTAATGGCAACGTTCCCTCAATTCTTCCAAATTGAACAAAAACATCAAAGTATTGTTCTAGGTATGAAAAAAGAGATGCCTGTGAAGAAATCGAAAGGTCCGAGAAAAGGAATTTTCCAAACTGTAAGTACAGGTCTTCAAACAATCGTTGAACGAATTGAAGAAGAGTTAGATCAAGAGGAAGTTTTAAAAGGTGTACAAGTAGTTAATATTAATAAAATTGGAAAAAAATATGAGGTTGTACTTAGCAATAATGAAAAGATAGAATCAGATTCCATTATCGTTACTGTACCTCATCGTTTCATTCCACAACTATTTAACAACAAACCGGTATTTGAGCCTTTCAAAAAAGTTCCTTCTACATCAGTTGCGAATGTTGCACTTGCATTTCCAGAGCATGCAATTAAGAAGGATATAAATGGTACAGGCTTTGTTGTTTCACGTAATAATGACTATAATATAACAGCGTGTACTTGGACACATAAAAAATGGGCACATGCATGTCCAAAAGGTAAAGTTCTATTACGCTGTTACGTTGGACGACCTTACAATAAGGAAATAGTCGATAAAACGGATGAAGAACTTGTTGAAATTGTTTTAGAAGACTTAAGAAAAACGATGGATATAACTGAGAAACCAGAGTTTTATATTGTTTCAAGATGGAAAGATGCTATGCCTCAATATACGATTAATCATAAAGAGCGTACGAAAAATATGGAACAATATTTACAAAAAGAAATGCCTGGTGTATCGGTAATCGGTTGCTCATTTTATGGATCCGGCTTACCAGACTGCATAGATCAAGGTGAGAAAGCAGTTTCAGATACAATTGAATACTTGTTCGCACATGAAAAACAAGCTGTTCGAAGCTATTAA
- the hemH gene encoding ferrochelatase, producing the protein MKEKIGLLVMAYGTPYKESDIERYYTDIRRGRKPSPEALEELTERYRAIGGISPLAKITIEQAKALEEDLNKIQDNVEFKMYIGLKHIEPFIEDAVEDMKKDGITKAVSIVLAPHYSTFSVKSYNERATNHSEKIDGPKIIHVDDWYKEERFIQYWVREVEAILEPMNEEQRVKTAFIFSAHSLPEKILNFGDPYPEQLKETAELVVQQSDIRHYFLGWQSAGNTPDPWLGPDVQDLTRELDENYDFETYVYLPLGFVSEHLEVLYDNDIECKQVTDEIQKAYVRPPMPNTDPLFISGLSTVVLRKLNEQ; encoded by the coding sequence ATGAAAGAAAAAATCGGTTTATTAGTTATGGCTTACGGCACGCCATATAAAGAATCAGATATAGAGCGTTATTATACAGATATTCGTAGAGGTAGAAAGCCTTCACCTGAGGCGTTGGAAGAACTGACTGAACGATATCGTGCAATTGGAGGAATCTCTCCATTAGCAAAAATAACAATTGAACAAGCAAAAGCATTAGAAGAAGATTTAAATAAGATCCAAGACAATGTAGAATTCAAAATGTACATTGGACTGAAGCATATTGAACCATTCATAGAAGATGCAGTAGAAGATATGAAAAAAGATGGTATAACAAAAGCAGTAAGTATCGTACTTGCACCACATTATTCTACGTTTAGTGTAAAGTCATATAACGAACGTGCTACAAATCATTCAGAAAAAATTGATGGACCAAAAATTATCCATGTAGATGATTGGTACAAAGAAGAACGATTTATTCAATATTGGGTTCGTGAAGTGGAAGCAATTCTTGAACCAATGAATGAAGAGCAACGTGTGAAAACGGCGTTTATTTTTTCAGCACATAGTTTACCTGAAAAAATTCTTAACTTTGGAGATCCATACCCAGAGCAACTTAAGGAAACTGCCGAGTTAGTCGTTCAGCAATCTGATATTCGTCATTATTTTCTAGGATGGCAAAGTGCTGGTAATACACCAGACCCTTGGCTAGGACCTGATGTTCAAGATTTAACACGTGAGTTAGATGAAAATTATGATTTTGAAACTTACGTCTACTTACCATTAGGATTTGTAAGTGAGCATTTAGAAGTACTGTATGATAATGATATAGAATGCAAACAAGTAACGGATGAAATTCAAAAAGCATATGTTCGTCCACCGATGCCTAATACGGATCCATTATTTATTAGTGGGCTTAGTACGGTTGTATTAAGAAAATTGAACGAACAATAA
- the hemE gene encoding uroporphyrinogen decarboxylase, whose translation MKKDFNDTFLKAITGEEVTHTPVWYMRQAGRSQPEYRKIKEKYSLFEITHQPELCAYVTALPVDQYNVDAAILYKDIMSPLPAIGVDVEIQSGVGPVISNPIRSLADVKKLTDIHPEEQLPYIYETIKLLTTEVLSVPLIGFAGAPFTVASYMIEGRPSRNYNKTKSFMYAEPEAWFALMDHLADMTIKYVKAQVKAGASAIQLFDSWVGALNANDYRIYIKPCMEKIFTALKADHIPTTMFGIGASHLIHEWNELPVDVIGLDWRTSITEARSLGITKTLQGNLDPAFLLAPWEVIEKRAKEILDEGMANPGHIFNLGHGVFPEVNPDTLKRLTSFVHEYSSRVKA comes from the coding sequence ATGAAAAAAGATTTTAACGATACATTTCTTAAAGCGATTACAGGAGAAGAAGTAACGCATACACCAGTTTGGTATATGAGACAAGCAGGGCGTTCTCAGCCAGAATACCGAAAAATAAAAGAAAAATATTCTTTATTTGAAATTACTCATCAACCTGAGTTATGCGCTTACGTAACAGCGCTACCAGTGGACCAATATAATGTTGATGCAGCTATTTTATATAAAGATATTATGTCGCCACTTCCCGCAATTGGAGTAGACGTAGAAATTCAATCAGGAGTAGGACCGGTAATTAGCAATCCTATTCGTTCTTTAGCAGATGTAAAAAAGTTAACTGATATTCATCCAGAAGAGCAACTACCTTATATCTATGAGACGATTAAATTATTAACAACAGAGGTTCTATCTGTTCCATTAATTGGATTTGCAGGTGCACCTTTTACAGTTGCTAGCTATATGATCGAAGGTAGACCGTCTAGAAACTATAATAAAACAAAATCATTTATGTACGCAGAGCCAGAAGCATGGTTTGCTTTAATGGATCATCTAGCAGACATGACGATCAAATACGTTAAGGCACAAGTTAAAGCTGGGGCAAGTGCAATACAATTATTTGATTCATGGGTTGGTGCATTAAATGCAAATGATTATCGTATTTATATTAAACCTTGTATGGAAAAGATTTTTACAGCACTTAAAGCAGATCATATTCCAACAACGATGTTTGGAATTGGCGCAAGCCATTTAATTCATGAATGGAATGAACTGCCTGTAGATGTAATTGGTCTTGATTGGAGAACTTCTATTACTGAAGCTCGCTCTCTAGGGATTACGAAAACACTTCAAGGTAATTTAGATCCTGCGTTTTTATTAGCACCATGGGAAGTTATTGAGAAACGTGCGAAAGAAATATTAGATGAAGGTATGGCAAATCCAGGTCATATTTTCAACTTAGGTCATGGGGTATTCCCTGAAGTAAATCCTGATACTCTTAAACGATTAACTAGTTTTGTACATGAGTATTCATCAAGGGTTAAAGCTTAA
- a CDS encoding transglycosylase domain-containing protein, with protein MKKWGYLAIGLLGVLLISFVGFLLIVFLGNYVIDEDKLVVHSSSEMVDLEGNFVSKLYNENHQIVSISDIPDYTKQAVVSIEDERFYKHHGIDTQSIFRAIVNDIKAFSKVQGASTLTQQLAKNVFLTNDKTFMRKTKEVIIAINLERKYTKDQILEMYLNQVYFGHGVYGIGGAAKYYFGKDVKNLTIEESASLAALLKAPSHYDPVTQPERSLERRNLVLYKMLDTHYITESEYQKAKSKPSVLHITEQKFENGYATYIDMVIKEAKEKYGISYDQLLNGGYKVVVPIHKKTQLTAYKYFKNGNYFPGTDQNAEGAFVLINSETGGVEAAIGGRNYYFQGLNRINVKRQPGSTMKPLLVYSPALETGNYNPYSLLPNEQSALGDYKPKNYNGVYTKTISMFNALIESANVPAVWLLNDIGIDNAKEYLEKMDLNIPDEGLSMALGGLKIGLTPLELVKAYSAFDHDGDALEPFVINAIYDRNNELVAEAKIKEYKVFSSQTSWYMTKMLKGVVNEGTASRGSFTGDLAGKTGSTNIPGQTNGNKDAWFVGYTPDVVGAIWMGYDKTDSKHFLRNGSTYPTILFKKILSEAGREPSTKFKKPKNIDDLESPINLEPISNVQSKVSFSPFGLFTVVINWNAPTDHRQQYRIYRVKNGKEKLIDTVTGLDEYKDSFVNVFNVPSYYVVPYNPQTKEEGDRSKLVKPNIRNKE; from the coding sequence TTGAAAAAATGGGGATATTTAGCAATAGGACTGTTAGGTGTCCTGTTAATTAGCTTTGTTGGATTTTTACTAATCGTTTTCCTAGGCAATTATGTTATAGATGAAGATAAGTTAGTCGTCCACTCATCATCGGAAATGGTAGATTTAGAGGGGAATTTTGTATCAAAGCTATATAATGAAAATCATCAAATCGTTTCAATTAGTGATATACCTGATTATACTAAACAAGCAGTAGTTTCAATTGAAGATGAACGTTTCTATAAGCACCATGGAATTGATACACAATCAATTTTTCGGGCTATAGTAAATGATATAAAGGCATTTAGTAAAGTACAAGGTGCGAGTACGCTAACTCAACAACTTGCAAAGAATGTTTTTTTGACGAACGATAAAACATTTATGAGAAAAACAAAGGAAGTAATTATAGCAATTAATCTAGAAAGAAAGTATACAAAAGATCAAATTCTAGAAATGTATTTAAATCAGGTATATTTCGGTCACGGGGTATATGGCATCGGCGGAGCTGCAAAATATTATTTCGGAAAAGATGTTAAAAATTTAACTATCGAGGAAAGTGCTTCGTTAGCAGCCCTATTAAAAGCTCCATCACATTATGATCCAGTCACACAACCAGAGCGATCTTTAGAACGTAGGAATCTTGTTCTTTATAAAATGCTAGATACGCATTATATTACCGAATCTGAGTATCAGAAAGCCAAAAGCAAACCATCAGTATTACATATTACGGAACAAAAATTTGAAAACGGATATGCTACATATATTGATATGGTTATAAAAGAAGCAAAAGAGAAATATGGCATTTCTTATGACCAACTTTTAAATGGTGGATACAAAGTTGTCGTTCCAATCCATAAAAAAACACAATTAACCGCCTATAAATATTTTAAAAATGGAAACTATTTTCCGGGAACTGATCAAAATGCAGAAGGAGCCTTTGTATTAATAAACTCCGAAACAGGCGGTGTAGAGGCAGCAATTGGTGGTAGAAATTACTATTTTCAAGGTTTAAATCGTATTAACGTGAAAAGGCAGCCTGGTTCAACAATGAAGCCCTTACTTGTCTATTCGCCAGCGCTTGAAACGGGAAACTACAATCCGTATTCTTTATTACCAAATGAACAGAGTGCGTTAGGAGATTATAAACCGAAGAATTATAATGGAGTTTATACGAAAACGATTTCGATGTTTAATGCATTAATAGAGTCAGCAAATGTGCCGGCAGTTTGGTTATTAAATGATATTGGAATTGATAATGCGAAAGAGTATTTAGAAAAAATGGATTTGAATATTCCCGATGAAGGTTTAAGTATGGCACTTGGAGGACTGAAAATTGGTTTAACACCATTAGAGCTAGTAAAAGCATATAGTGCCTTTGATCATGATGGAGATGCATTAGAGCCTTTTGTTATTAATGCAATTTATGATCGGAACAATGAATTAGTTGCTGAAGCGAAAATAAAGGAATATAAAGTGTTTTCATCACAAACCTCTTGGTATATGACAAAAATGCTTAAAGGTGTTGTAAATGAAGGGACAGCTAGTAGAGGAAGTTTTACTGGCGATTTAGCTGGTAAAACCGGATCTACAAATATACCTGGCCAAACAAACGGAAACAAAGATGCTTGGTTTGTAGGCTATACACCTGACGTAGTAGGCGCAATTTGGATGGGATATGATAAAACAGATTCAAAACATTTTTTAAGAAATGGTAGTACATATCCAACCATTTTATTTAAAAAGATTTTAAGTGAAGCAGGAAGAGAACCATCTACTAAATTTAAAAAGCCAAAAAATATAGACGATTTAGAATCACCGATAAATTTAGAGCCTATTTCTAATGTTCAATCAAAAGTATCATTCTCTCCATTTGGATTATTCACTGTCGTCATTAATTGGAATGCACCAACTGACCACAGACAACAATATCGAATCTATCGAGTGAAGAATGGAAAAGAAAAATTAATAGATACTGTTACTGGTTTAGATGAGTACAAAGATTCCTTTGTAAATGTATTTAATGTCCCTTCTTATTATGTAGTACCGTACAATCCTCAAACAAAAGAAGAAGGTGATAGGTCTAAACTTGTCAAACCCAACATAAGAAATAAGGAATAG
- a CDS encoding M20 family metallopeptidase, protein MMSDLFSLLDSYYPEMVSTRRYLHENPELSFKEYETAKFIQNFYQQLNIPFKSNIGGNGVVATIHGRNPGKTIALRADFDALPIQDEKNVPYSSKVPGVMHACGHDGHTATLLYLAKALHEQKDSWDGKVVFLHQHAEEYAPGGAISMIADGCLDGVDEVYGTHLWAIEDLGTIGYRKGPIMAAADRFSITIQGQGGHGAEPHRTKDSIVIASQLVMALQQVVSRETNPIDTVVLSIGSFEAKNAFNVIADRATLIGTVRTFKKETQEKVKKQIARIIKGICLANDVTYEYKYDDGYPPVVNHEKETDLLVKVAESIDEVSHLIEMDPKMGGEDFAYYLQKVPGTFFFTGAKPPHITEAYPHHHPKFDFDEKAMLIAAKTLGSVTLTSLKQSQKLVEQK, encoded by the coding sequence ATAATGTCAGATTTATTTTCTTTATTAGATTCATATTATCCCGAAATGGTATCTACACGTAGATACTTACATGAAAATCCTGAGCTTTCATTTAAAGAATACGAGACAGCAAAATTCATTCAAAACTTTTATCAACAATTAAATATTCCATTCAAATCAAATATAGGTGGAAATGGTGTTGTTGCTACAATTCATGGTCGTAACCCCGGAAAAACAATCGCTTTACGAGCTGATTTTGACGCACTACCTATTCAAGATGAGAAAAATGTTCCTTACTCCTCAAAAGTACCTGGCGTTATGCATGCATGTGGTCATGATGGTCACACTGCTACACTATTATATTTAGCAAAGGCACTTCATGAGCAAAAAGATTCATGGGACGGTAAGGTTGTGTTCCTTCACCAACATGCAGAAGAATATGCTCCAGGTGGAGCAATTTCTATGATTGCAGATGGCTGTTTAGACGGTGTTGATGAGGTTTATGGAACCCATTTGTGGGCAATTGAAGATTTAGGAACAATTGGTTATCGAAAAGGACCAATCATGGCAGCAGCTGATCGTTTTTCAATCACAATCCAAGGTCAAGGCGGTCATGGTGCAGAACCCCATCGAACAAAGGACAGTATTGTTATTGCTAGTCAACTTGTTATGGCTCTTCAACAAGTTGTTAGTCGTGAAACAAATCCAATTGACACTGTAGTGTTATCGATTGGAAGTTTCGAAGCAAAAAATGCTTTTAATGTAATCGCCGATCGAGCAACTTTAATAGGAACGGTTCGTACGTTCAAAAAGGAAACACAGGAAAAAGTAAAAAAACAAATAGCTAGAATCATAAAAGGGATTTGTCTAGCAAATGATGTTACATACGAATATAAGTACGATGATGGATATCCTCCAGTAGTAAATCATGAAAAAGAAACTGATTTATTAGTTAAAGTAGCCGAATCAATTGATGAAGTTAGTCATTTAATAGAAATGGACCCTAAAATGGGCGGTGAAGATTTCGCATACTACTTACAAAAAGTACCAGGAACCTTCTTCTTCACAGGAGCTAAACCTCCTCACATTACAGAAGCATATCCTCATCACCATCCAAAATTTGATTTTGACGAAAAAGCAATGCTAATTGCAGCAAAAACACTAGGGTCCGTGACATTAACTTCATTAAAACAATCACAAAAATTAGTTGAGCAAAAATAA
- a CDS encoding EcsC family protein, with protein MDSYELRIQYELSRWKQKVMSDSNIFQTSAKKVQLKLQSLLPEQIQDLLTKTVKNMMVLFMGGSTIFNGSDEEYKALTLRERDLILDKKLNEYKKISAVEGAGTGAGGILLGLADFPLLLGIKIRFLVEAAKIYGYSPKDELERQFMLYIFQLAFSSDSHRKKVFQVIEKWEDKVDENPQVNWEQLQLEYRDHIDLAKLLQLVPIIGAPVGAYVNYQLLEQLGETAKNAYRLRYMKKKDDLI; from the coding sequence ATGGATTCTTATGAACTTCGTATTCAGTACGAACTATCTAGATGGAAACAGAAAGTAATGTCAGATTCAAATATTTTTCAAACTTCTGCAAAAAAAGTTCAGTTAAAGCTTCAATCATTATTACCAGAACAAATCCAAGATTTGCTCACAAAAACCGTTAAAAATATGATGGTTTTATTCATGGGAGGATCTACTATTTTTAATGGCAGTGATGAAGAATATAAAGCATTAACACTTAGAGAAAGAGATTTAATCTTAGATAAAAAATTAAACGAGTACAAAAAGATTTCAGCTGTAGAAGGTGCGGGAACAGGAGCAGGTGGAATATTACTCGGTCTTGCCGATTTTCCGTTATTACTTGGGATAAAAATTAGGTTTTTAGTTGAGGCAGCAAAAATTTATGGTTACTCACCTAAAGATGAGCTTGAAAGACAATTTATGCTTTATATTTTTCAACTTGCTTTTTCAAGTGATAGCCATCGGAAAAAAGTATTTCAAGTTATTGAAAAGTGGGAAGATAAAGTAGATGAAAATCCTCAAGTCAATTGGGAGCAATTACAACTAGAATATCGAGATCATATCGATTTAGCAAAACTTCTGCAATTAGTCCCTATTATTGGAGCACCGGTTGGAGCTTATGTAAATTATCAACTTCTTGAACAATTAGGTGAAACAGCTAAAAATGCTTATCGATTAAGGTATATGAAGAAGAAGGACGATTTGATTTAA
- a CDS encoding ABC transporter permease, which produces MSTIKDLWLARYRSFIKEVSKYGRYIFNDHIKFVIVFGFGGGAYYYQQMLKTISPDFPAILLIAILFSFLVVTGQVTTFFKGPDLHYLLPLEKKMKSYFVRSFFITYIIQVYLMLMMLGVIYPIYKKFSLGQTTSFIVFIVIIFLLKGYNLFVSFLHLTNSGVLNRAFDYCLRLLGTFLFIYGLLSKWSSFFLVIMIVILAVYALSNQIGSKNKRVQWERNVKLDTSRLATFYRFANMFTDVPSIQQQVKRRKWADPIINKIKMRNAANYLLVRTFIRNGNYLSMFLRQLFVGGFVVYLVPTTIGKILIGILFLYVISLQNMSILKQYNYHLLWKIYPYTNEENKKSISTLLYILLIICSLAFSIIGLIKGLSILNFIIAIVVYTLFSMWLIKFYVHKRLSKPQKL; this is translated from the coding sequence ATGAGTACGATAAAAGATTTATGGTTAGCACGGTATAGGAGCTTCATAAAAGAAGTGAGTAAATATGGTCGTTATATTTTTAATGATCATATAAAATTTGTAATTGTTTTTGGGTTTGGAGGGGGAGCATATTATTATCAACAAATGCTAAAAACAATTTCTCCAGACTTTCCGGCTATATTACTAATTGCTATTCTTTTTAGTTTTCTTGTTGTAACAGGTCAAGTAACTACTTTTTTTAAAGGACCTGATTTACATTATTTACTACCTTTAGAAAAAAAGATGAAAAGCTACTTTGTCCGTTCCTTTTTCATAACGTACATCATTCAAGTTTACTTAATGTTAATGATGTTAGGTGTTATTTATCCAATTTATAAGAAATTTTCACTAGGACAAACAACAAGTTTTATCGTCTTTATTGTAATAATTTTCTTATTAAAAGGATACAATCTCTTTGTTTCATTCTTGCACCTTACAAATAGTGGTGTTTTAAACCGAGCTTTTGATTATTGTTTAAGGTTACTAGGTACTTTCTTATTTATTTATGGGTTATTAAGTAAATGGAGCAGTTTTTTCCTTGTCATAATGATTGTCATTTTAGCTGTTTATGCATTATCTAATCAAATAGGTAGTAAAAATAAAAGAGTACAATGGGAAAGAAATGTTAAACTTGATACTTCAAGACTAGCGACTTTTTATCGATTTGCGAATATGTTTACTGATGTGCCGTCTATTCAGCAACAGGTTAAGCGAAGAAAGTGGGCCGATCCAATCATTAATAAAATTAAAATGAGAAATGCTGCGAATTATTTACTAGTTCGTACATTCATCAGAAATGGTAACTATTTAAGTATGTTTTTAAGACAACTTTTCGTAGGTGGGTTTGTAGTTTACTTGGTGCCAACTACAATTGGGAAAATATTGATTGGCATTTTATTTCTTTATGTAATTTCCTTACAGAATATGTCAATTTTAAAACAGTATAACTATCATTTGCTGTGGAAAATTTATCCTTATACAAATGAAGAAAATAAAAAATCTATTTCGACACTTTTGTATATACTACTAATAATATGTAGTCTAGCTTTTAGTATTATTGGTTTAATAAAGGGCTTGTCAATCTTAAACTTTATTATTGCAATCGTTGTGTATACTTTATTTTCAATGTGGTTAATTAAATTTTATGTGCATAAAAGGTTAAGTAAGCCACAAAAATTGTAA
- a CDS encoding ABC transporter ATP-binding protein, whose amino-acid sequence MTLLHVKDVTGGYTRQPVIKDISFTINRNELVGLIGLNGAGKSTTIKHILGLLKPFKGDILINGESFDKDPTAYRASISYVPETPMIYDELTLQEHLEITALAYNIPEKDLKKRSEELLKTFRLYDKRKYFPSTFSKGMKQKVMIICALIVQPQLYIIDEPFLGLDPIAINDLLEILNNEKEKGAGILMSTHILSTAQIYCDSFIILHEGVIIAKGTLNELQTQYKMPNASLDEIYIFATKEKEI is encoded by the coding sequence ATGACTTTATTACATGTAAAAGATGTCACAGGTGGATACACTAGACAGCCTGTCATTAAAGATATCTCGTTTACGATTAATAGGAATGAACTTGTTGGGTTAATCGGGTTAAATGGTGCCGGTAAGAGTACGACTATAAAACATATATTAGGACTTTTGAAACCATTTAAAGGTGACATATTAATTAATGGTGAATCTTTTGATAAAGATCCAACTGCATATCGTGCTAGCATATCATATGTTCCTGAAACACCGATGATTTATGATGAATTAACTTTGCAGGAACATCTTGAAATTACAGCCTTGGCATATAATATTCCTGAAAAGGATTTAAAAAAACGTAGTGAAGAGCTATTAAAAACATTTAGATTATATGATAAAAGAAAATATTTTCCTTCTACATTCTCTAAAGGGATGAAACAAAAGGTAATGATCATTTGTGCCCTTATTGTCCAACCACAGTTATACATAATAGATGAACCCTTTTTAGGATTAGATCCAATCGCGATAAATGATTTACTTGAGATTTTGAACAATGAAAAAGAAAAAGGAGCAGGCATTTTAATGTCTACTCATATTTTATCGACTGCTCAAATTTATTGTGATTCATTTATTATTTTGCATGAAGGAGTAATTATTGCAAAAGGTACATTAAACGAATTACAAACTCAATATAAGATGCCAAATGCTTCATTAGATGAAATTTATATTTTTGCAACGAAGGAAAAAGAAATATGA